The following coding sequences are from one Formosa haliotis window:
- a CDS encoding LysE family translocator has protein sequence MLEDVLRAIPFGILLSFTIGPVFFVLLETSATKGFKSALIFDLGVILADALFIIIAFYSTSRLLDKIKDDPNFFIFGGVLLVVYGLISFLKTQKSFRDIVREYHRVEIQKNYGKLFVKGFLLNFINIGVLLGWLSFIVIGNSMTENEFGVHVFLATILAVYFIVDIFKILAAKALRNKLTPRIIFKTKKIVALVILGFGVLLLVQGFFPKEKELIKDKLEQYNPLD, from the coding sequence ATGTTAGAAGATGTTTTAAGGGCAATCCCATTCGGAATATTGTTATCCTTTACTATTGGTCCAGTGTTTTTTGTTTTACTGGAAACTAGTGCTACAAAGGGTTTTAAAAGCGCTCTTATTTTTGATTTAGGCGTTATTCTTGCCGATGCTTTATTTATTATCATCGCCTTTTATAGTACCAGTAGGTTATTAGACAAAATAAAGGACGACCCTAATTTCTTTATTTTCGGTGGAGTTTTACTAGTTGTTTACGGCTTAATTTCATTTTTAAAAACTCAAAAATCTTTTAGAGATATTGTTCGCGAATATCATAGAGTAGAAATTCAAAAGAATTATGGAAAGTTATTTGTTAAAGGTTTTTTACTGAATTTTATAAATATAGGTGTGCTTTTAGGCTGGCTAAGTTTTATCGTTATTGGTAATTCTATGACGGAAAATGAGTTTGGAGTTCATGTATTTTTAGCCACAATTTTAGCCGTATATTTTATAGTAGATATTTTTAAAATTCTAGCTGCTAAAGCATTAAGGAATAAATTGACTCCGCGTATTATTTTTAAAACCAAAAAAATAGTAGCATTAGTAATTTTAGGTTTTGGTGTTTTATTATTGGTTCAAGGTTTTTTTCCGAAAGAAAAAGAGCTTATAAAGGATAAATTAGAACAATATAATCCGTTAGATTAA
- a CDS encoding glutamine--tRNA ligase/YqeY domain fusion protein, translating to MSEETKSLNFIEHIIENDLKNEVTQDELRFRFPPEPNGYLHIGHTKAIGISFGLGERYNAPVNLRFDDTNPAKEEQEYVDAIKEDVSWLGYTWDKEVYSSDYFQQLHDWAVQLIKDGKAYVDSQSSEAMAEQKGTPTQPGIDGPYRNRTVEENLDLFSRMKAGEFNEGEHVLRAKIDMAHVNMLMRDPIMYRILKKSHHRTGDDWCIYPMYDWTHGESDYLEQVSHSLCSLEFKPHRELYDWFLDQLVEADKIRPKQREFARLNLSYTIMSKRKLLKLVEDGVVSGWDDPRMPTISGLRRRGYTPAAIRKFVETVGVAKRDNMIDVSLLEFCIREDLNKTAPRVMAVLDPIKLVISNYPEDKEEWLEAENNQEDDSAGFRQVPFSRELYIERDDFKEQANSKYFRLSLGKEVRLKNAYIIKGESVVKDENGNITEIHATYDPDTLSGSGTEASLRKVKGTLHWVSIKHAVKAEVREYDRLFMDETPDSHPDKDFMEFINPDSLKIITAFVEPSLKEAKVGERFQFQRLGYFNVDKESTPEALIFNKTVGLRDSWVKEKPKTEANTNQNKQKQNQPQRKAIDVIQQLGKKYTNLPEAKQEKVKAEILDLAKQVSYDELEPLFGTAAKKVGTRIAAMLTLRVLLENGLERNTAINDFIEKGLEDANALLVETANTI from the coding sequence ATGTCTGAAGAAACAAAATCACTCAATTTTATTGAACATATTATAGAAAACGATTTAAAAAATGAAGTTACTCAAGATGAACTTCGTTTTCGTTTTCCACCAGAACCTAACGGATATTTACATATTGGTCATACCAAAGCTATTGGGATTAGTTTTGGATTAGGAGAGCGTTATAATGCGCCTGTTAATTTAAGATTCGATGATACTAATCCGGCTAAAGAAGAGCAGGAGTATGTAGATGCCATTAAAGAAGATGTATCTTGGTTAGGTTATACTTGGGATAAGGAAGTGTATTCTTCAGATTATTTTCAGCAATTACACGATTGGGCCGTACAACTTATAAAAGATGGAAAAGCGTATGTGGATTCGCAATCTTCTGAAGCTATGGCCGAACAAAAAGGAACTCCTACTCAACCTGGTATTGATGGACCTTATAGAAACAGAACGGTTGAAGAGAATTTAGATTTATTCAGCCGCATGAAAGCTGGAGAATTTAATGAAGGCGAACATGTTTTACGTGCTAAAATAGATATGGCACATGTAAATATGCTGATGCGCGATCCTATTATGTATCGTATTTTAAAGAAATCGCATCACCGTACAGGAGACGATTGGTGTATTTACCCTATGTACGATTGGACTCATGGCGAGAGCGATTATTTAGAGCAAGTATCACATTCTTTATGCTCGTTAGAATTTAAACCGCATAGAGAGCTTTACGATTGGTTTTTAGATCAACTGGTAGAAGCCGATAAAATCCGTCCAAAACAACGCGAATTTGCCCGTTTAAACCTAAGCTATACCATAATGAGTAAACGTAAGTTACTTAAATTGGTAGAAGATGGTGTGGTTTCCGGTTGGGACGATCCGCGTATGCCTACCATTTCTGGCTTACGTCGTCGTGGTTACACACCAGCAGCAATTAGAAAATTTGTTGAAACCGTTGGTGTTGCTAAACGTGATAACATGATAGATGTATCGCTTTTAGAATTTTGTATTCGCGAAGATTTAAATAAAACGGCGCCTCGAGTTATGGCTGTTTTAGATCCTATTAAACTAGTTATTTCTAATTATCCAGAAGATAAAGAAGAATGGTTAGAAGCCGAAAATAATCAGGAAGATGACAGTGCTGGATTTAGACAAGTACCTTTTTCGCGTGAATTATATATAGAACGCGATGATTTTAAGGAACAAGCAAATAGTAAATATTTCCGATTAAGTTTAGGAAAAGAAGTGCGTTTAAAAAATGCATATATCATAAAAGGGGAAAGTGTTGTAAAAGACGAAAACGGGAATATTACAGAAATTCATGCAACTTACGATCCCGATACTTTAAGTGGAAGCGGAACAGAAGCCAGCTTACGAAAAGTTAAAGGAACCTTACATTGGGTGTCTATTAAACATGCTGTAAAGGCAGAAGTTAGAGAATACGATAGGTTGTTTATGGATGAAACTCCAGATAGCCATCCGGATAAAGATTTTATGGAATTTATAAATCCTGATTCTTTAAAAATTATTACTGCTTTTGTTGAGCCAAGTTTAAAGGAAGCTAAAGTAGGAGAGCGTTTTCAGTTTCAACGTTTAGGCTATTTTAATGTAGATAAAGAATCGACTCCAGAGGCCTTAATTTTTAATAAAACGGTAGGACTACGCGATTCTTGGGTTAAAGAAAAGCCTAAAACAGAAGCAAATACAAATCAGAATAAACAAAAACAAAATCAGCCACAACGAAAAGCTATAGATGTTATTCAGCAATTAGGTAAAAAATATACCAATTTACCAGAAGCTAAACAAGAAAAAGTAAAGGCCGAAATTTTAGATTTAGCCAAGCAAGTGTCTTACGACGAATTAGAGCCTTTATTTGGCACTGCAGCTAAAAAAGTAGGAACACGTATCGCCGCGATGTTAACCTTGCGTGTATTGCTTGAAAATGGCTTAGAGCGTAATACAGCTATAAATGATTTTATAGAAAAAGGTTTAGAAGATGCAAATGCCTTATTAGTAGAGACTGCAAATACGATTTAA
- a CDS encoding S41 family peptidase, producing the protein MKTLLKKKILIPALAAVVFVSTTAFQNDFFEIAKQIEIFTTLYKELNMNYVDETNPADLMDTAIKSMLKDLDPYTTFMNEQDVEAARINNTGDYIGIGARVKTLKDKLVIVEPYKDYPADKAGLKAGDEIIKIGTVDLSTFKDEKGDLLKGSPGTQVEVTYMRQGKTQTATINRAEVEINAVPYFSMINDETGYIVLTQFNSKASSQTAYAVKDLKAQGAKNIILDLRDNPGGLLSEAVNTVNIFVPKGQLVVTTKSKVEKYNKTYYTQKDALDVEIPVVVLINGRSASASEIVAGTLQDLDRAVVIGSRSFGKGLVQRPKQLTYGTQLKLTISRYYTPSGRCIQALDYWHRDEKGEAVRLTKKDYHEFKTKNGRPVFDGGGVLPDETLEITKNSAITDAILKNDFIFDYATTYYYKHQNIKDVDKFKLTDTDFQDFKKYLKSKDFKFETETEKALTKALEFAKKEGLDDNIEKDYNTLINNLNTSKIKGIDENKAELSSLLTDEIVKRYAYREGLYDFYKTHNPEIKRATEILSNSTTYSGFLN; encoded by the coding sequence ATGAAGACATTACTAAAAAAGAAAATTCTTATTCCTGCTTTGGCTGCTGTTGTGTTTGTTTCTACCACAGCCTTTCAAAATGATTTTTTCGAAATTGCCAAGCAAATAGAAATTTTTACGACGCTTTATAAAGAACTAAACATGAATTATGTCGACGAAACAAATCCGGCAGATTTAATGGATACGGCCATAAAAAGCATGTTAAAAGATTTGGATCCGTATACCACCTTTATGAACGAACAAGATGTAGAAGCCGCTAGAATTAATAATACTGGCGATTATATAGGTATTGGAGCACGTGTAAAGACGCTTAAAGATAAGTTGGTTATTGTAGAACCTTATAAAGATTATCCTGCCGATAAAGCAGGTTTAAAAGCCGGAGACGAAATTATAAAAATAGGTACGGTAGATTTAAGTACGTTTAAAGATGAAAAAGGCGATTTACTTAAAGGCTCGCCAGGAACGCAAGTAGAGGTTACTTATATGCGTCAAGGCAAAACCCAAACAGCCACTATAAATAGGGCAGAAGTAGAGATCAATGCCGTTCCATATTTTTCTATGATTAATGATGAAACCGGGTATATTGTGTTAACTCAATTTAATAGTAAAGCCTCTTCGCAAACCGCGTATGCTGTTAAAGATTTAAAGGCACAAGGTGCAAAAAATATAATTTTAGATTTAAGAGATAATCCAGGTGGATTATTAAGCGAAGCGGTTAATACGGTTAATATTTTTGTTCCGAAAGGGCAATTGGTAGTAACTACAAAATCGAAAGTAGAAAAATACAATAAAACCTATTACACCCAAAAAGATGCTTTAGATGTAGAAATTCCGGTTGTAGTTTTAATAAATGGTAGAAGTGCTTCGGCTAGTGAAATTGTTGCAGGAACCTTACAAGATTTAGATCGAGCCGTAGTTATTGGTTCTAGAAGTTTTGGAAAAGGTTTAGTACAAAGACCAAAACAACTTACCTACGGTACGCAATTAAAATTAACGATTTCTAGATATTACACACCGTCTGGTCGCTGTATTCAAGCCCTAGATTATTGGCATCGCGATGAAAAAGGAGAAGCCGTAAGACTCACCAAAAAAGATTATCACGAATTTAAAACCAAAAATGGTAGACCTGTATTTGATGGGGGTGGTGTTTTACCAGATGAAACGCTAGAAATCACAAAAAATTCAGCCATTACAGATGCTATTCTAAAAAACGATTTTATTTTCGATTATGCTACAACGTATTACTACAAACACCAAAATATAAAAGACGTAGATAAATTTAAACTCACAGATACCGATTTTCAGGATTTCAAAAAATACTTAAAAAGTAAAGATTTTAAATTTGAAACCGAAACCGAAAAAGCCTTAACTAAAGCCTTAGAATTTGCTAAAAAAGAAGGTTTAGATGATAATATAGAAAAAGATTATAACACACTTATTAACAACCTAAACACCTCAAAAATAAAGGGTATAGACGAAAATAAAGCTGAATTATCGAGTTTATTAACAGACGAAATTGTAAAACGTTACGCCTACAGAGAAGGCTTATACGATTTTTATAAAACACATAATCCAGAAATAAAACGCGCTACAGAAATTTTAAGTAATTCTACAACCTATAGCGGTTTTTTAAACTAA
- the folB gene encoding dihydroneopterin aldolase — MGTIKVENIRIFANHGCLTEETKIGSDYRVDLVIKANLQASAVSDELKDTVDYVFLNRIVREEMKIPSYLLETVAKRILVRILKENLHIEKATVSVSKLNPPIGGDVEMVTIKMTEKRKSKSM; from the coding sequence ATGGGAACCATAAAAGTAGAAAACATTAGAATCTTCGCCAATCATGGTTGTTTAACTGAAGAAACTAAAATAGGAAGCGATTACCGCGTAGATTTAGTAATTAAAGCCAATTTACAAGCATCGGCAGTGTCTGATGAGCTTAAAGATACAGTGGATTATGTTTTTCTAAATAGGATTGTAAGAGAGGAGATGAAAATTCCGTCGTACCTGTTAGAAACGGTAGCTAAACGTATATTAGTTAGGATATTAAAAGAGAATTTACACATAGAAAAAGCGACGGTAAGTGTGAGTAAATTGAACCCTCCAATAGGTGGCGATGTAGAGATGGTTACCATTAAAATGACCGAGAAAAGAAAAAGTAAAAGTATGTAG
- a CDS encoding cation diffusion facilitator family transporter: MSATDAHNHNHHQLKGRNLIISILLNILITLAQAIGGLVSGSLSLLSDALHNFTDVISLIVSYIANRLSRQKASIDKTFGYKRAEILAAFVNASTLIIIAILLMIEAFKRFSHPQVIESSLVIWLSILGILANGFSVLLLKKDSNSNLNMRSAYLHLFTDMMASVAVLIGGLLMKYFQVFWVDSVLTFLIGLYLIWVGYDLLKTSTKMIMLFTPSHINVRDVVRAVHNIPKVNKLHHVHIWNLNDDELHLEAHLDFKENITLTQFNDILFQIETVLHDKFNINHVNIQPEFNKEDPKETIVQD, translated from the coding sequence ATGTCAGCTACAGATGCCCATAACCATAACCACCATCAGTTAAAAGGTAGAAATTTAATTATTTCTATTTTGTTAAACATACTAATAACTTTAGCACAGGCTATTGGTGGTTTGGTTTCGGGAAGTTTATCTTTATTAAGCGATGCGTTACATAATTTTACCGATGTTATTTCATTAATAGTCAGTTATATTGCAAATCGTTTATCCCGACAAAAAGCATCTATAGATAAAACATTTGGGTATAAAAGAGCAGAAATTCTTGCTGCATTTGTAAATGCTTCTACCCTAATTATAATAGCCATTCTATTAATGATTGAAGCCTTTAAACGCTTTAGTCATCCGCAGGTTATAGAATCTAGCCTTGTTATTTGGTTGTCTATTTTAGGTATTTTAGCTAACGGATTTAGTGTGCTTTTATTAAAAAAAGATTCTAACTCTAACTTGAATATGCGCAGTGCATACCTCCATTTATTTACAGATATGATGGCCAGTGTAGCCGTATTAATAGGCGGTTTGCTTATGAAATATTTTCAGGTATTTTGGGTAGACAGTGTGCTTACTTTTTTAATTGGATTGTACTTAATTTGGGTAGGTTACGATTTATTAAAAACCTCTACAAAAATGATAATGCTGTTTACACCTTCTCATATTAATGTAAGAGATGTAGTAAGAGCGGTTCATAATATTCCTAAAGTAAATAAATTACACCATGTACACATTTGGAATTTAAATGATGATGAATTGCATTTAGAAGCACATTTAGATTTTAAAGAGAATATTACCTTAACCCAGTTTAATGATATTTTGTTTCAGATTGAAACGGTTTTACATGATAAATTCAATATAAATCATGTTAATATTCAACCTGAATTTAATAAAGAAGATCCTAAAGAAACTATAGTTCAAGATTAA
- a CDS encoding RpiB/LacA/LacB family sugar-phosphate isomerase: MKISIGNDHAGTQYKFAVVKHLEAKGYIVNNYGTDSSDSVDYPDFVHPVATDVTNKVVDFGIIICGSGNGANMTANKHQAVRSALCWTKEITVLAREHNDANILSIPARFTAVEQVIEMVDAFLSTAFQGGRHQNRINKIPVSC, from the coding sequence ATGAAAATTTCAATCGGAAATGATCACGCAGGGACGCAATACAAATTTGCTGTTGTAAAACATTTAGAAGCAAAGGGATACATTGTTAATAACTATGGTACAGATTCTTCAGATAGTGTAGATTACCCAGATTTTGTACATCCCGTTGCAACAGATGTTACAAATAAGGTAGTAGATTTTGGTATTATTATCTGCGGAAGCGGTAATGGTGCTAATATGACAGCAAATAAACATCAAGCTGTGCGTTCTGCTTTATGTTGGACTAAAGAAATTACGGTTTTAGCAAGAGAACATAACGATGCTAACATATTAAGTATTCCTGCACGTTTTACGGCTGTAGAACAAGTTATAGAAATGGTTGATGCGTTTTTAAGCACAGCATTTCAAGGTGGTCGTCACCAAAATCGTATAAATAAAATTCCTGTTTCCTGCTAA
- the rnr gene encoding ribonuclease R, which translates to MTRKRKKKASKGISNLSKTILNILRKERNKTFNYKQIAAILDVNDASSRNQIIKTLQKLLANKEIEEVERGKFKAVVNTEYHTGILDLTSKGAGYVISDDFDDDIYIASNNINKALNGDEVELYVYKRRKQGKLEGEITSIIKRAKTEYVGVIQVSKNYAFVVVDGNKMYKDIFVPSNKIGDAEDGDKVLVSLEDWPDKADSPNGKVLKVLGKPGEHNTEIHSILAEYGLPYEFPHEVEEFANNIDTSITEDEIKKRRDMRKVLTFTIDPKDAKDFDDALSFEVLENGNFEIGIHIADVSHYVQPGTVLDDEAYERATSVYLVDRVVPMLPEILSNNACSLRPNEEKYTFSAVFELNNKSQVINQWFGRTVTYSDARFAYEEAQAIIENNAGGDKSEINTLIPQEVSLSGSAYNTTPEIAQAVLKLDELAKIMRSKRMRSGAISFDKVEVKFELDKDSNPVGVFFKTSKDANKLIEEFMLLANKKVAEFVGKMKPEKTFIYRVHDEPDESKLYALQNIVSKFGYKLNFKDRKTTSASLNSLLTDVVGKKEQNLVDTLAIRTMSKAEYTTDNIGHYGLAFDYYSHFTSPIRRYPDVMAHRLLQMYLDGEKSANEAIYEEKCKHSSNMEYLATKAERDSIKYMQIRFMQDHEDEEFVGVISGVTDWGIYVEIISNKCEGMVRTRDIKGDYYEFDESQYAIIGRETKTMYQLGDEVVVKVKETDLVKKHLDFNLIGKYNG; encoded by the coding sequence ATGACAAGAAAGCGAAAAAAGAAAGCTTCAAAAGGAATTTCTAATCTCTCCAAAACGATTTTAAATATTCTAAGAAAGGAACGTAATAAAACCTTTAATTACAAACAAATAGCTGCAATACTGGATGTAAACGATGCCAGTAGCAGAAACCAAATTATAAAAACACTTCAAAAATTATTAGCTAATAAAGAAATTGAAGAAGTAGAACGCGGTAAATTTAAAGCGGTTGTTAACACCGAATACCATACCGGAATTTTAGATTTAACCTCTAAAGGAGCGGGTTATGTAATTTCTGATGATTTTGATGATGATATTTATATTGCTTCAAATAATATAAATAAAGCTCTTAACGGCGACGAAGTAGAACTCTACGTATACAAACGTCGTAAACAGGGTAAATTAGAAGGCGAAATTACAAGTATTATTAAACGTGCTAAAACAGAGTATGTTGGTGTTATTCAGGTGAGTAAAAATTATGCCTTTGTAGTGGTAGATGGCAATAAAATGTATAAAGATATTTTTGTGCCTTCTAATAAAATTGGTGATGCAGAAGATGGTGATAAAGTATTAGTAAGTCTTGAAGATTGGCCAGATAAAGCCGATTCGCCTAACGGAAAAGTACTTAAGGTTTTAGGAAAACCAGGCGAACACAATACAGAAATTCATTCTATTTTAGCCGAATATGGCTTGCCTTACGAGTTTCCGCACGAAGTAGAAGAGTTTGCAAATAATATAGATACTTCGATTACAGAAGATGAAATAAAAAAGCGTCGCGACATGCGAAAGGTGTTAACCTTTACTATCGATCCTAAAGATGCAAAGGATTTTGATGATGCTTTATCTTTTGAAGTTTTAGAAAATGGAAATTTCGAAATCGGAATTCATATTGCCGATGTGTCGCATTACGTACAACCCGGAACCGTTTTAGATGATGAAGCTTACGAACGTGCAACTTCGGTGTATTTAGTAGATAGGGTAGTACCTATGCTTCCAGAAATTTTATCGAATAATGCCTGTTCTTTACGCCCAAATGAGGAAAAATATACGTTCTCGGCAGTTTTCGAATTAAATAATAAATCCCAAGTTATTAACCAATGGTTTGGTAGAACCGTAACGTATAGCGATGCACGTTTTGCTTACGAAGAAGCTCAGGCTATTATAGAAAATAATGCTGGAGGTGATAAATCCGAAATTAATACTTTAATTCCGCAAGAGGTTTCTCTTTCTGGAAGTGCTTACAATACCACTCCAGAAATTGCCCAAGCTGTTTTAAAATTAGACGAATTGGCTAAAATTATGCGTTCTAAACGTATGCGTTCGGGTGCTATTTCTTTTGATAAAGTAGAAGTTAAATTCGAATTAGATAAAGATAGTAATCCAGTAGGTGTATTTTTTAAAACATCTAAAGATGCCAATAAATTAATTGAAGAATTTATGTTACTAGCAAACAAAAAAGTAGCAGAATTTGTTGGTAAAATGAAACCTGAAAAAACGTTTATTTATCGTGTTCATGACGAGCCAGACGAAAGTAAATTATACGCGCTTCAAAATATAGTTTCTAAATTTGGTTATAAATTAAATTTTAAAGATCGAAAAACAACTTCGGCTTCTTTAAATAGTTTATTAACCGATGTGGTTGGAAAAAAAGAACAAAATTTAGTCGATACTTTAGCGATTAGAACCATGAGTAAGGCCGAGTATACCACAGATAATATTGGTCACTATGGTTTGGCTTTCGACTATTATAGTCATTTTACTTCACCAATTCGTCGCTATCCAGATGTCATGGCACATCGTTTGTTACAAATGTATTTAGATGGCGAAAAATCTGCTAATGAAGCGATTTACGAAGAAAAATGTAAACATTCCAGTAATATGGAATATTTAGCCACCAAGGCCGAACGCGATTCTATAAAATACATGCAGATTCGTTTCATGCAAGATCATGAAGATGAAGAATTTGTGGGTGTAATTTCTGGAGTAACCGACTGGGGAATTTATGTAGAAATCATTTCTAATAAATGCGAAGGTATGGTTAGAACTCGCGATATTAAAGGCGATTATTACGAGTTCGATGAGAGTCAGTATGCCATAATTGGTCGCGAAACCAAAACCATGTATCAACTTGGAGATGAAGTGGTTGTTAAAGTAAAAGAAACCGATTTGGTTAAAAAACATCTCGATTTTAATTTAATTGGAAAATATAACGGATAA
- the rnpA gene encoding ribonuclease P protein component, with protein sequence MKQTYGKTEKLKSKILIEKLFTEGKSVSAYPLRLVYLKTELNTDVSLQTGVSVSKRNFKLAVDRIRIKRLLREAYRLNKNTYFNNISSQYAFMILYFGKDIPNYEFVDKKVKSLFEKFTKIENL encoded by the coding sequence ATGAAGCAAACTTACGGTAAAACTGAAAAATTAAAGAGTAAAATACTTATTGAAAAACTCTTTACAGAAGGAAAATCAGTATCTGCATACCCCTTGCGTTTGGTGTACTTAAAAACCGAATTAAACACAGATGTTTCGCTACAAACAGGTGTGTCTGTAAGTAAACGAAATTTTAAGTTGGCTGTAGACAGAATCCGTATAAAACGCCTATTACGAGAAGCTTACCGACTAAATAAAAACACGTATTTTAACAACATATCATCGCAATATGCGTTTATGATTTTGTATTTTGGTAAAGACATACCAAACTATGAATTTGTAGACAAGAAAGTAAAAAGCTTATTCGAAAAATTTACTAAAATTGAAAATTTATAG
- a CDS encoding GNAT family N-acetyltransferase produces MISITIKYFSELNIHELYALLQLRSEVFVVEQDCIYQDIDGKDNKALHVLGFKNNQLVAYTRIFRAGDYFEKASIGRVIVKETERTHKYGYDIMNASIQAVSDQFNEDVIKISAQKHLEPFYNNLGFIKNSEPYLEDGIPHIAMLRTQ; encoded by the coding sequence ATGATAAGCATTACCATAAAATATTTTAGCGAACTTAATATTCACGAACTATACGCCTTATTACAATTGAGAAGTGAAGTTTTTGTTGTAGAACAAGACTGTATTTATCAAGATATTGATGGCAAAGATAATAAAGCACTTCATGTGTTAGGATTTAAAAACAATCAATTAGTGGCTTACACCCGCATTTTTAGGGCAGGTGATTATTTTGAGAAAGCCAGTATTGGTCGCGTAATTGTTAAGGAAACCGAACGTACACATAAATACGGCTACGATATTATGAATGCTTCTATACAAGCTGTAAGCGACCAGTTTAACGAAGATGTTATTAAAATTTCGGCACAAAAGCATTTAGAACCCTTTTATAATAACTTAGGGTTTATAAAAAATTCTGAACCTTATTTAGAAGACGGCATTCCGCATATTGCCATGCTTAGAACACAATAA
- a CDS encoding GIN domain-containing protein yields the protein MKSDHAKVEISGNNADQVETINKNGTLKIRMALNNIFNGDQTKVKVYYNTIEIIDVNEGSSVSSDDVIEQFEIQLKAQEGAKINVPVKVSFAVIKSVTGGAITTTGTAKHEQITIYTGGIYNGENLESENSKVTIHAAGEAHIRSTKVLDITIRAGGDVYVYGNPETVNENKVLGGRILRVE from the coding sequence ATAAAATCCGATCACGCTAAAGTCGAAATTTCTGGTAATAATGCAGATCAAGTAGAAACCATTAATAAAAATGGAACTTTAAAAATACGCATGGCCTTAAATAATATTTTTAACGGCGACCAAACAAAAGTAAAAGTATATTACAATACTATTGAAATTATCGACGTAAATGAAGGTTCTTCGGTAAGCTCAGACGATGTGATTGAACAATTCGAAATTCAATTAAAAGCTCAGGAAGGTGCCAAAATAAATGTTCCAGTAAAGGTATCTTTTGCAGTAATAAAATCTGTTACAGGAGGAGCTATTACCACTACAGGTACCGCTAAACACGAACAAATTACTATTTATACCGGTGGGATTTATAATGGTGAAAATTTAGAATCAGAAAATTCTAAAGTTACCATTCATGCAGCGGGAGAAGCACATATTCGATCTACTAAAGTTTTAGACATAACCATACGTGCCGGAGGCGATGTTTATGTATACGGAAATCCAGAAACTGTTAACGAAAATAAAGTATTAGGCGGAAGAATTTTAAGAGTGGAATAA